ctgcagtaatGGAATGTCCGTATACTGAATATGCAACATTAGAAGTGTTTCCCTAATGTCAGTCTCCTTACAGATGTTAATATAacagtataataataataaattactaAGGGTATAATAAGTAGTCCTTTAGTAGAAGGACAGTGTAGCACATTAATTGCATGTGTACATTTAGATTTGATGGTCTGACTAACGGCCTGTTTCCTAAATGAACAGGACGAAGCACAAATTTGACAGTTAACATATCTGTGTTTTCCAGTGAAACACTTCTAGTTACAGTTACAGTATCTCAAGAAAGATAGTGCTCTATAGAAGGTTAGTAGATTAGCAGGCACGTCAGTAATTTAGACCACCTCACAGTCACCAGTTAGGCATCAGAAATTGTGTGGTTTCATGAGTTAGTAGCCCTAACTGTTAATACAACTGCCTGTAGTGCCTCTGGATTTGACCTCCTTGAAAGGTgctcttgttttttgttcacaAGTGCATTAGTGTTGGAGGTGACATTCATCTGAGTGCTGTGGTTGTTGACACCTGCTGCACTAGCAGTTGATCCTCACCATTCAAACATGATTTCATACACTAAGCTACATTTTAACGCAGCATTGTGTGGGGAAACACCTGTGGTGGTGTGTGGCTTCTTTCTGAAcgacaaaataaataatacgGTATAAAATTTTCTGCCATAGCTACCCAGAGAACGGAGTGATTCAGCTGCTGGCCAAGGATGTTCGTCCTCGAGCCCGTACTGTATACCAGTGGCACCAACTGGAACCGGGAATGATCGTAATGCTTAACTACAACCCAGATGAGCCCAAGGATCGCGGCTACTGGTACGACGCTGAGATACAGAGGAAGCGGGAGACGCGTACCCTGCGAGAGATCTATGCCAAGATTATCCTTGGGTAAGGACGTTGTTGCGTATAAAGAGGAATACTTCACAGGGTTATTTATAATCATTCATATTTGATATATTTACCTGACAAGCTGTGGTGGCTGGTGAGCGTTATCTTTACGTTCCATTGTCACAGTATTTCAGTTGGTTGGGTTTTTTGATACCACCGCAGCAGGTGCATAGAAACAGATTTCCTGCTGTGGTATCAAAGCTAATTGCAGGATGTGTTATGTACCGAAGAACAAGATGACATGTAAAAGGCTTTCATGTTCATTATGTGCACTTTTTTTAAGAATTTAATTTTGACACAAAATATATACTGCCTTTTGATGTGTTTGTACTTCTGCAGTTTTCCATTATCCTTGCTaagtttgttatttttgttctaACTTGATTCGTTATTTACAGCATTGCTACTATGTAGGATACCctgagagctttttttttttttactacttcTTTTGTTTGCAGTGACGCTGGCGACTCTCTTAATGACTGCCGGATCATGTTCCTGACTGAAATTTACAAAATTGAGGAGCCTGGTTCTCCGGCCGATGCCTCAGCTGGATCAGAAAGTCCACTAAAAAGTGGGttgaaattaaaatttttaaattgtaaagtTGTGTACTGATAGCTATCAATATTTTGATCAATTTTGACTTGTAAATGGTTAGAATTTTGCATGTGTATGTATGAAACCAACCTTTTCCCATTCAAATGAAAGTCCTGAATAATGAAATGATAATTGGAGTATAATatgataaaatatatttattctcCAGGGTCAAATGGACCTGAGTGCAAGCACTGCATGGATGATCCCAATAAAAAGTGTCACTGGTGCAACTGCAAAGTCTGTGGCATCAAGCAGGACCCTGACAAACAGCTGCTGTGTGATGAATGTGACATGGCTTATCACACCTACTGCCTGAATCCTCCCCTCACCTCCATCCCCGAAGACGAGGACTGGTCAGTGGATTTGGAATTTAGTATATCCAGACAGGCTGTCATTGAGTTGAATATAAAGTTAGGAAATGATTAGGTATGCTATAATTAATATTGTGGTTTTGCAATTTAAACATTGGAGTTTGTCAGTAATCAACAATCCAGCCACCAAATTCACAACTTTTGTCTCACTCTTTaggaaattatttttattatcggTTTGCTGAGCTTGATTTTTACCTTTCCCTGTCATACTGTCTCAGGTATTGCCCAGGCTGCCGTAATGACACCAGTGAGGTTGTGCGTGCTGGAGAGAAGCTGAAGGAGAGCAAGAAGAAAGCTAAGATGGCTTCAGCCAGTTCCTCCAGCCAGAGGGACTGGGGAAAAGTGAGCTAATTCTATTCATAAGAACCATTTAATTATCACATAGATCTTGACTGTGATTTTGACCAAGATAATAGTCGTGCAGTATCTTTGAGCATGTAGACTAAACATCTTACAGCCTATATGCTCAGTGTCCTTGTGGACAGCTTGCTGTGATAATACAGCCTGTTAAATGCTGGAGTCTTTAAATATAATGTACTCCTCATCCTGCAGGGAATGGCTTGTGTTGGTCGAACCAAGCAGTGCACAATTGTCCCATCCAACCACTATGGCCCAATCCCTGGCGTCCCTGTCGGCTCCCTGTGGAAGTTCAGAGTGCAGGTCAGTCTAATTCAGTTACAATGCAATGCTTAACCATGTTGCCTTCAATTTTAGTGTTCATTAGACAGCTTTTTTTCAAGTGCCTAGAATCACTTTGTACTTGTTACAGGTTGTTTTAAAAGATGAATTTGGAGCAGCTGCTCCTAAATACTGAGACATCCAATGTTAaggctgcaacaaaaacaacatttctgttACGTGTTTGCTGATCATGTATTGTAGTGCTTGTAATAACATTCATGTTCCTTGTTTCATGCAGGTCAGTGAATCTGGtgtccacaggcctcatgtgGCTGGAATTCATGGCAGGAGCAATGATGGTGCCTACTCTCTGGTCCTGGCAGGAGGCTATGAGGATGATGTGGTATGATGTTTCTTTATTACCAGTACTTGTATGAAAGGTGGGGATAACTTCTAACAAGGTTGAAGTTGCAGTGCGCTGTCAGTTCCAGGGGAATTTCATTTCAGGCCCATTAAATATAGTCAAATTATGTACAAAAAAACCTCAGAGACTTAACTAATATTTATGTTTTAGTGTTGTCAGTAGGTGccttgttcatttttattctgttgcCAAAAcctagtgtttgtgtgtgtaatatttATGTCTTGCGCTGTAGGATGATGGTAATGAGTTCACTTACACTGGTTCTGGAGGGCGAGATCTATCTGGAAACAAGAGGACTGCTGAGCAATCTTGTGATCAGACACTTACCCACATGAATCGGTATGACATCGAAGGACAGACCGACACAACTCGCTTCATTCAACGTGTCTGTTtactttttgctttgtttctgcaTATTTAAATTGTTTGCTTTGGTGCCCACCAGGGCGCTGGCTCTCAACTGCAACGTCCCTGTCAACGACAAAAACGGAGCAGAGTCCAAGAACTGGAAGGAAGGCAAATCAGTGAGAGTTGTGCGCAGCTGCAAAGGACGCAAACACAGTAAATACTGCCCTGAAGAAGGAAACCGATATGATGGGATATATAAGGTATGAGGGAACATTAGACAggtttttgtgtatgttttgggGGAGGACACATGTCAGCGAGCACACTGCAAACTCCTCTATGGCAGCCATTACaatgattaataattgtgtGATGTTTAAGTGTGAAGAtttgctaaaataaataaaatagaacgaATTTACTGATAATCCAACAACTACCTCCAGCTTGAAAATCATGTGATTAATAATCTTGTAACTTTGAGCATttatttgcagctttaattcatATCTTGTCTTGAACTTCCTGCAGGTGGTGAAGTACTGGCCAGACAAAGGAAAGTCTGGCTTCTTGGTGTGGCGGTATCTGCTGAAGCGTGATGACGATGAGCCGGCACCATGGACCAAAGATGGCAAAGAACGCATCAAGAAGCTTGGTCTCACCATGCAGGTAAACATGATTCTGTTATATTGTGCAGACTGTCAGTTTTCTAGGGTGTTCAACTGGGAATTAATAATACATTGTGTGGCTTATTATGTGGAAAGAATAATCTTTATCAGCCTTCACAGGGCTTGTTTTTAACGTCTTTGCCTAGAATTTGTTGAtatataaacactgtaaatGGTACCTGGGAAATGCAATAAGTTATTTCTAAATAACTTTTAATTCTCAAACTGCTGACTGTTTACTTTCATTAATACTAATTTTAGTGTAAACTAATTTAATGTATTCTTGTTTTTCTAGTATCCTGCTGGTTatcagaaagagaaagagaacaaaaatgaagtggaggaggaagcaACACCCAGCCAAAGCAAAAAGGAAGCGAAAATCTCAGGGCAGCggtatgcttttttttttttttttactgctccAGCAAAGAGCAGTTGTTGTGTTTGACAGTATCTTTGCTGGAAAATAGGATCATAGATGCTGAGTGCAATTGATTCGTTTTTTTCCTCTGAGCCCAAGCACAAATATTCTGTCCTTATAGACCACAACCTCCCGCCTGGCCAGTTGGTAATTAAATGATTTATAGCTgattattttagaaaacaacaTGAGGAGGCTGATGGAGAGGGACAGGTCTGACTCAATACATCTGATTAAGAGTGCAGCCTGCAGGAAGAGAGATTTTGACATATTTGCTGGTGTGACCAACTGATGAAGTTGGTAGCAACAGTGCGACAAGTAAAGAATTTACTTTGGAGCACTGcttattaaatgaataaaatgtctgTTGGTTTCTCTCAGAATCCTCCAAGACCTCACCAGCCAAGTCCGCTAAGAAAATCAAGGTGGAGGTGTACAAGCTTTCCCAGGAGCAGAAATCCCTCATCAAGAATGACAAGCCAAACAAGAAGCTGTGGATGAAGCCATGGACTCACTGTCACTTGGACCAGTAAGGATGGCTGTCTTTTGAACTTGGGCTAATGTTTGGGCAGCTATGAGTTGTTTCTTGTCCCACAGGAGGGTAAATCATggtagaaaatgtcaaaaaacaagaCCTATTTTATAGTTGTAAACAATTTTAATTTGTAATGATACCAAATATTGTTTTAGAAGTGAATAGATGACCGGCATATCAGAATTACTGCAGCTAAACATTTAACGTTAAACCGCAGTTGAAAAAGCTAAGCATTTTAAACGTGTCATACCTTTGGAAACGAAACGGTTATGTTGTCGCTGAAGCTGCCTGGTACCAGCAGGAGCTTAATATAAGAGATCAAAGTTAGATTGACGTGGTCAGAGTGGAAATATTGTTTAGCTAAAAATAGACTGGTTTGTGGACTGCAGTTGCTTAAACAGTGCTGgattctgctgctttttgaaaaaacactgaactaTTTTCTCCAGATTAGCATTTTTGTTGAGGAACAACACAggaatttagtgtttttcttttttgttggcAAATTTGCAACTCAAGTGTTTTTAAATTTCCCATGAAATTGCTAAAAGCGGTCAATCATTTAAAAAGAGTAactgaaaatagtttttaatcactgtaatttactgaaaactaatttattttctactatgtttatttctgcagaaATTCCTGAGCAAAGTTGAAGAAATTTTCCTCTGCATTTGCTGCCAAGAAGTGGTGTATCAGCCCATCACCACAGAGTGCCAACACAATGTCTGCAGGGTAAGAAGCTATTACCATCCCAAGTTTAGTAAGCAATGCAAAGTGGACTTTATAGATTTACTACCAAGTTCCAGTTGCCAAAGGAATCCATGAATACACTACTGCAATACATTACATTGAAATTGATAAGCTTTTAACCAGCACACACCTTGAAATGTTCCATTTTGGTAACAAAGGACACACCTTTGAATATGACTGGCAATAAAATGAAGAACATTCAGACTGAAAGctgttctgttctttttcttccaGGAATGCCTCCAGCGGTCCTTCAAAGCAGAGGTGTACACCTGCCCGGCCTGCAGACACGACCTGGGCAAAACTACGCCATGTCTGTCAACAAATCTCTGCAAGCCATTCTAAATCAGTTTTTCCCAGGGTACAGCAACGGGCGATGATCATTGGTTCTGCCTACTCAGCCCTCGAGGAAATACGATGTAAACTGTAAGGGGCATTTTCAGCAGAGGCAATAAAGAATCAGTTTCTCTTAATATATTTTCTATGATTATAAAACTACAATATTTGTGGACTTCAATACTACCATTGTCACCTTGGATCGGCCATGCTGTGGTGCTAATGAGATATTGAAGATTCCTTTTGTAACTGGCTGTACTCCATTAATaccttcaattttttttactcCCATGGTTTCGTTATGTTTCATTAACTAATGCTAATGTTATCCATATTGTAAAACTGTCACTTTTAACTAAGTCACTATGTGTTTAGCACTTGTTAAGAGAATGTTCAACCGTTTTCCCTACTTGTCTGGAAATGCTTTTGTTAGTGTTGCCGTTAGGTTGGCTGTGGTTGGTTATCATTATGGtgcttttgttttagttttcaaaaAGCCGATCATGCAGTTGAAACTTTTAATTGATTTTGTGTGTTATGACAGATGAACAGAGAGGCTTTCAGAACTAACAGCTTCTCCAAAAACATACAAGcacaaactgattttttttgttttgttttgtttccctgCACATGAACAGAGACTGTGTCTTGTCGTGAAACCGTGTCATAAAACGTTAGATTTTCTAACTTGTTTACTGGTtccttaaaaatattttcatacagGAAATTTTATAGCTGTTCGTGAAGTCTCTGAAAGTCTGCTTAAAAGTTGCTATTAATTGGACAAAACCTTGAAAATCTAACACAATAGATTGGGATTTCCCTCATTTTGAAATTTGCTTTGATAAAGTCCAAAGAAACGACTTCTTAACCAAGAATGTAATGTAGACCTCCCATCTAGCTCTCTAGATGTTGTCCCTGACACTCAAACCTAACAGAGTCTAGAAACTTAAATTGTATTTGTGACAAAGTTAAAATGTGTACTGTCTCATCTTTTAACCTATTActgccatctgtgtgtgtgggggtgttCAGTCAGTCTTTTGTCTCCAATGGTCGCTTGTGATACCTGACctcatttaaaaacaagaaatgctCGCATTTAATTCAACAACCTGCTCTTGAAGCATGATGGCAATTTGACTAAACAGAATTTATTTAGTACTTTTGCCGTTGCCTTTCTATAAATGATGTTTATAGTTGAATTTCAAAGAGCAGCATGAGTTTGTCAATATGCCAGCAGTTCATGTTTTGATGGAGAGACAAATATTTGCATAGACTGGGAAATGTATATTTTCTGAAATTGTATAATTTGTagttcattttagttttgataTGTAGTTTTAGAATTGCTTGCACAAGTTTGGTGCAAAATTTTGTCAATACATTTTCAGTgttattcaataaaaaaaactgaaaattgaggatgttttgttttgaagaaGGGCTTGGTGTTgctgattattttgttttttttctctcaattaCTTGAATATTTGTGGTAAAAACTTGATTTATTAAAGAACTGGTTGTACCTTTTAAGTGTGGTTAGTATAAAATGCTACAGTGTTAATAAGAACGATTGATTTTACATGCAGATTTGATTTGATACTTGATTGTAAATTAAAGGTAGATACCCTCTTCAAGTAAAACTAGTTGTGTTCCATTACTCTAAGTGGTAGAACATAATGCAAGTAGGGTGACAAAATCTGGTCTTTCATCAGGATTGTGAAAATGGttgaaattcaaataaaaaaatttaccTGCACGCAGCCTGTTGTATTTTTGCTCATGGCCCAAGCGCGTAACAGCTTCGAGCAAACCCGGCAGTGGTACGTGCGTGGCGTGCACATCGCTCAAGCTCCAGCATCGGAACATGGAGGGCAGTGGTGTCTGATGCCTTTGGTTGACTTGTGTGTCCATAACGAAGTACCAATCAGACTTCACCAATATCTCCATCATCCGCTTTTTTCAACCATTGCAAGAGGTAGTTTGTGAGTGGGCGTGCACCTTCCAAAGCCTCGGCTAGCTAATGCTAGAACAAAATCGATCAGGGAATTTTTATAAACGTAACCAAGTCGATTGAGAGAAACGGGGAGCGGACGATATTTTGCTGCAGGAGTAATGTTTCCCAAACgggctttattttattcagtcGCAAGCACCGCATTCCCGTTTAATTATGATGTGTGTTGTTCTGTCGTCgcggtgttttgttttttttttctaaatgcagATATGGAAGTAGCTAGCTACAAGCTAGGCGTCGTAGCTAGGGATACACTGACGTTAGTACACGGTAAGTCTAACTCTAAAATGTAACGTTGGTTCTGGTTTATGTTCAGCTCGGGAGATTGCATAGATGTTTCAGCGTGTTCCGCATTTTAGTCATGTGAAGCGCTTCAGtcgctgtttttttgttggctgtcattttggatcagaTGCTAATAGTTACTGTTAGTTGTGCAGGGCTATCGTCGCGCTTAGCAGCTGCAGCCAGTAGCAAGTGACACTAACACTGACGAGCGTCGTTTTTCTTTATTATGTCAAAGAAATGAATTAGCTATCATGATAATGCATACATATTAGCACATCAGTTCTAGTTGAAAAGAGCCGCTTGCTACATTATTGAAATAAGGCCAAATGGAGTTAAAGGGTCCATGTAGGCCCCATTTGTTGTGGTTGTACAGCTGGGGGTCATGTGGCCTTCGATCTTCTGAGTAGGTCAGTCCCAGTTAGAATGACGGTCCCTCCCCCTCAAAGATGTAGAGGCATCAGTGAGATAATCTGAAAACGCCTTGGAATAGTGATtattaatagtgaaagtaaaagTAACTCTGAAGGCTAGCTGGACAAATTGGTGGGCAGCAAGTTATGTTGTCAGTGAGCAGAAAGCATTGCTGTGTTAGAGTAGGATTCATTTACAAATGCTATGTCATGTTAATTTCATCACCGCAACTTAAGTACCGTCTTTTCATTCACTCCCATGGACCCAGACTGCCCATTTAAGCTCACTGCATGTTTCCTGCTCTGAACggggtttttttgctttttgatgCAAATGACTTGCTAAATTCTAATCGCTATCTGCCTTGCTTGTATTTGCCTTGTGGGGAGGCACTGTACCAAGCTGCAAGAGTGCgaagtgcttttcttttgtgtgcgtgcgtgtgtgtgttattttgttgaGGCTAGACCCACTATCTGACACCATCCAAACCATGTGTAGCCACCACAGTGTAAATGCAGAAGTAAAACCGGTCTGTCCTGCCAGGCCAATTAGCATTCTCATCTATTTTGTTGAGTGTGATTGAACCTAAACATGTTGCTGTAGTGCCATTTGGGGACAGTCACTGAGTTTGCTTGGGTTGCACCTATGTG
This region of Acanthochromis polyacanthus isolate Apoly-LR-REF ecotype Palm Island chromosome 4, KAUST_Apoly_ChrSc, whole genome shotgun sequence genomic DNA includes:
- the uhrf1 gene encoding LOW QUALITY PROTEIN: E3 ubiquitin-protein ligase UHRF1 (The sequence of the model RefSeq protein was modified relative to this genomic sequence to represent the inferred CDS: inserted 4 bases in 3 codons) — its product is MWIQVRTMDGKETHRVDSLSKLTKVDELRLKIAELFKVEPERQRLFYRGKQMEDGHTIFDYNVGLNDIVQLLVRQKMSPVNVVKSKDKEAELSDSDSGCGSTQSDSDKSSTHGEVEGQTAGTSAQTNVPELIDPGFGFYKINELVDARDLNMGAWFEAQIVNVTKTPKTPKEEAAEAQPAEEEILYHVKYEDYPENGVIQLLAKDVRPRARTVYQWHQLEPGMIVMLNYNPDEPKDRGYWYDAEIQRKRETRTLREIYAKIILGDAGDSLNDCRIMFLTEIYKIEEPGSPADASAGSESPLKRSNGPECKHCMDDPNKKCHWCNCKVCGIKQDPDKQLLCDECDMAYHTYCLNPPLTSIPEDEDWYCPGCRNDTSEVVRAGEKLKESKKKAKMASASSSSQRDWGKGMACVGRTKQCTIVPSNHYGPIPGVPVGSLWKFRVQVSESGVHRPHVAGIHGRSNDGAYSLVLAGGYEDDVDDGNEFTYTGSGGRDLSGNKRTAEQSCDQTLTHMNRALALNCNVPVNDKNGAESKNWKEGKSVRVVRSCKGRKHSKYCPEEGNRYDGIYKVVKYWPDKGKSGFLVWRYLLKRDDDEPAPWTKDGKERIKKLGLTMQYPAGYQKEKENKNEVEEEATXPAKAKRKRKSQGSESSKTSPAKSAKKIKVEVYKLSQEQKSLIKNDKPNKKLWXEAMDSLSLGPKFLSKVEEIFLCICCQEVVYQPITTECQHNVCRECLQRSFKAEVYTCPACRHDLGXNYAMSVNKSLQAILNQFFPGYSNGR